Proteins encoded within one genomic window of Nonomuraea gerenzanensis:
- the gndA gene encoding NADP-dependent phosphogluconate dehydrogenase has translation MDLADIGVTGLATMGRNLARNLARHGYAVAVHNRSHGRTEQLVKEFGGEGTFIPSEDLAAFVASLKRPRRAIIMVKAGAGTDAVIDQLADLMEPGDMIVDGGNAHFEDTRRREAALRERGLHFVGTGISGGEEGALNGPSIMPGGSKESWEALGPILQDIAAKVDGVPCSVHVGPDGAGHFVKMVHNGIEYSDMQLIAESYDLLRQALGATPAELAEVFREWNRGELDSYLIEITAEVLDQVDAETGKPFVDLVVDQAEQKGTGRWTVQSALDLGVPVTGIAEATFARALSGHPEQRAAAQALAGPKLSGVGGRELIEDVRQALYASKIVAYAQGFDQMAAASKEYGWDLDLGAMATIWRGGCIIRAKFLDRIRSAYDANPNLPTLLADPTFAGALEAAQESWRRVVTTAVQIGVPTPGFSSALAYYDGLRRDRLPAALVQGLRDFFGAHTYHRVDKEGTFHTDWSGDRTERPA, from the coding sequence ATGGACTTGGCAGACATCGGCGTCACCGGTCTGGCGACCATGGGGCGCAACCTGGCCAGGAACCTGGCCAGGCACGGGTACGCGGTGGCCGTGCACAACCGGTCGCACGGCCGTACCGAGCAGTTGGTGAAGGAGTTCGGCGGCGAGGGCACGTTCATCCCGTCGGAGGACCTGGCCGCCTTCGTGGCCTCCCTGAAGCGACCGCGGCGCGCGATCATCATGGTGAAGGCGGGGGCGGGCACCGACGCGGTGATCGACCAACTCGCCGACCTGATGGAGCCGGGCGACATGATCGTCGACGGCGGCAACGCGCACTTCGAGGACACGCGGCGGCGCGAGGCGGCGCTGCGCGAGCGCGGCCTGCACTTCGTCGGCACCGGCATCTCCGGCGGCGAGGAGGGCGCGCTGAACGGCCCGAGCATCATGCCGGGCGGCTCGAAGGAGTCGTGGGAGGCGCTCGGCCCGATCCTTCAGGACATCGCGGCCAAGGTGGACGGGGTGCCGTGTTCGGTGCACGTCGGCCCCGACGGAGCCGGGCACTTCGTGAAGATGGTGCACAACGGCATCGAGTACTCGGACATGCAGCTCATCGCGGAGTCGTACGACCTGCTGCGGCAGGCCCTGGGCGCGACGCCGGCGGAGCTGGCCGAGGTGTTCAGGGAGTGGAACCGCGGCGAGCTCGACTCCTACCTGATCGAGATCACCGCGGAGGTGCTCGACCAGGTGGACGCCGAGACGGGCAAGCCGTTCGTGGACCTCGTGGTGGACCAGGCCGAGCAGAAGGGCACCGGCCGCTGGACCGTGCAGAGCGCCCTCGACCTGGGCGTGCCGGTGACGGGCATCGCGGAGGCCACGTTCGCGCGGGCGCTGTCGGGCCACCCGGAGCAGCGCGCCGCCGCGCAGGCGCTGGCGGGGCCGAAGCTGTCCGGCGTCGGCGGGCGCGAGCTGATCGAGGACGTGCGGCAGGCCCTGTACGCCTCCAAGATCGTGGCCTACGCGCAGGGCTTCGACCAGATGGCCGCGGCCTCGAAGGAGTACGGCTGGGACCTCGACCTGGGGGCCATGGCCACGATCTGGCGGGGCGGCTGCATCATCCGCGCCAAGTTCCTGGACCGGATCAGGTCGGCCTACGACGCGAACCCGAACCTGCCCACGCTGCTGGCCGACCCGACGTTCGCGGGCGCGCTGGAGGCGGCGCAGGAGTCGTGGCGGCGCGTGGTCACCACGGCGGTCCAGATCGGCGTGCCGACGCCCGGCTTCTCCTCGGCCCTGGCCTACTATGACGGGCTGCGCCGCGACCGCCTTCCGGCGGCGCTGGTGCAGGGATTGCGCGACTTCTTCGGCGCGCACACCTACCACCGGGTGGACAAGGAGGGCACCTTCCACACGGACTGGTCCGGCGACCGCACGGAGCGGCCGGCGTAG
- a CDS encoding HAD family hydrolase, translating into MYDFPEAPTPAFLFDLDGTLIDSVYQHVVAWRQALSGMGIDLSVWRIHRRIGMSGGLFVSALLRETGLKLTREQIDELQTHHADAYEQQVQSVKPLPGAKELLGELTSRGVPWAICTSGYARTARLALGMLDLPEDTPMVTRDLVRRAKPDPDLFLAGAALVRVDPAHAMVVGDSVWDLLAARRAGALGVGLLSGGYGRDELERSGAFRVYADPADMLDRLDELGVRQSD; encoded by the coding sequence ATGTACGACTTCCCGGAGGCACCCACGCCCGCGTTCCTGTTCGACCTGGACGGCACCCTCATCGACAGCGTCTACCAGCACGTGGTGGCCTGGCGGCAGGCGCTGTCCGGGATGGGAATCGACCTGTCGGTGTGGCGGATCCACCGGCGCATCGGCATGAGCGGCGGGCTGTTCGTCAGCGCGCTGCTGCGCGAGACCGGGCTCAAGCTGACCCGGGAGCAGATCGACGAGCTGCAGACCCACCACGCCGACGCGTACGAGCAGCAGGTCCAGTCCGTCAAGCCGCTGCCCGGCGCGAAGGAGCTGCTGGGCGAGCTGACCTCGCGCGGCGTGCCGTGGGCGATCTGCACCAGCGGGTACGCCCGCACGGCCCGCCTCGCGCTGGGCATGCTCGACCTGCCCGAGGACACTCCGATGGTCACCCGCGACCTGGTGCGCCGGGCCAAGCCGGACCCCGACCTGTTCCTCGCCGGCGCGGCCCTGGTCCGGGTGGACCCGGCGCACGCCATGGTGGTGGGCGACAGCGTGTGGGACCTGCTGGCCGCCCGCCGGGCCGGCGCGCTGGGCGTCGGGTTGCTGTCGGGCGGGTACGGCAGGGACGAGCTGGAGCGGTCGGGCGCGTTCCGGGTGTACGCCGACCCGGCGGACATGCTGGATCGCCTCGACGAGCTCGGTGTCCGGCAGAGTGATTGA
- a CDS encoding SDR family oxidoreductase, with amino-acid sequence MRIIIAGGHGKIALRLAARLKSGAVGLVRNPAHVADVEATGAEAVVCDLERASVEEVTRIVEGADAVVFAAGAGPGSGVPRKDTVDRGASVLMADAAERAGVRRFVQISSMGAGKPLAPGRDEVWAAYIKAKTEAEEDLRARDGLAWTILRPGRLTDEPGTGLVWLAPEVQPGAVPRDDVAAVIVALLDNPATAGRTLELVSGDTPIIDLVASNE; translated from the coding sequence ATGCGGATCATCATCGCGGGGGGACACGGGAAGATCGCGCTGCGGCTGGCCGCCCGGCTCAAGTCGGGAGCCGTGGGGCTGGTACGCAACCCGGCGCACGTCGCCGACGTCGAGGCCACCGGCGCCGAGGCCGTGGTGTGCGACCTGGAGCGGGCGAGCGTCGAGGAGGTCACGCGGATCGTCGAGGGCGCCGACGCCGTGGTCTTCGCGGCCGGCGCGGGCCCCGGCAGCGGCGTGCCCCGCAAGGACACCGTGGACCGGGGCGCGTCCGTCCTGATGGCCGACGCCGCCGAGCGGGCGGGCGTGCGGCGCTTCGTCCAGATCTCCTCGATGGGCGCGGGCAAGCCCCTCGCCCCCGGCCGCGACGAGGTGTGGGCCGCCTACATCAAGGCCAAGACCGAGGCCGAGGAGGACCTGCGCGCCCGCGACGGCCTGGCCTGGACCATCCTGCGGCCGGGCCGCCTGACCGACGAGCCCGGCACCGGGCTGGTGTGGCTGGCCCCCGAGGTGCAGCCGGGCGCGGTGCCGCGCGACGACGTGGCCGCCGTCATCGTCGCGCTCCTCGACAACCCCGCCACGGCGGGGCGGACTCTGGAGCTCGTCTCCGGCGACACCCCGATCATCGACCTCGTCGCGTCGAACGAGTGA
- a CDS encoding ATP-dependent Clp protease ATP-binding subunit, translating to MSRSFFGEDPFRGFEELTGRVFGGMEGWPPSRPSVQRVDVGRLLSAEARQVLSAALEGAGRRGAADLDVLDLLDALTDTDSTQALLRTAGVDVGRLRDRIDAAAGPGEPAEPPTTLSPAAKRAVLDAQRISRALQSSYIGPEHLLLALAANPDSTAARLLREQGVSANELQQALMATPARGGGAGDGRRASQTPSLDEYGRDLTEEARQGRIDPVVGREDEIEQCIEVLSRRTKNNPCLIGEPGVGKTAIVEGIAQRIVNGSVPDTLKDRRVVALDLTGMVAGSKYRGEFEERIKKVIDEVREHADEIIVFIDEVHTLVGAGSAEGGMDAANILKPALARGELHVIAATTIDEYRKNIEKDAALERRFQPILVPEPTVEQTVEILAGLRDAYEAHHQVRITDEALHAAANLSARYISDRFLPDKAIDLIDQASARVRLRSRTPGSDVRELEERLDALRRDKDQAVSRDDFDRAKELTTQIDKLRPELERARHGGDTGAGTVPQVMVEDIAEVVSRRTGIPVTQLTEQERDRLMRLEEHLHERVIGQDEAVVAIAEAVRRARAGLSDPNRPIGSFLFLGPTGVGKTELARALAAALFGGEDHMVRIDMSEFQERHTVSRLIGAPPGYVGYEEAGQLTEAVRRRPHGVILLDEIEKAHPDVMNILLQLLDDGRLTDGQGRTVDFTNTVVIMTSNLGAQLILESTGDVEEQLMDLLRRSLRPELLNRIDETIVFRRLEREQLRQIVDLLLERTRQRLRGQDVTLEVTDAAKDWLAARGYQPEFGARPLRRTVQRELDNRLSTMLLTGEVAEHGKVTVDVEGDQLSLRAHNPEPAT from the coding sequence ATGTCGAGATCGTTCTTCGGTGAAGACCCGTTCAGAGGGTTCGAGGAGCTCACCGGCCGGGTGTTCGGCGGCATGGAGGGCTGGCCGCCGTCCCGGCCCAGCGTCCAGCGGGTGGACGTGGGCCGGCTGCTCAGCGCCGAGGCCCGCCAGGTGCTGAGCGCCGCGCTGGAGGGCGCGGGCCGGCGCGGCGCCGCCGACCTCGACGTGCTCGACCTGCTCGACGCGCTGACCGACACCGACTCCACGCAGGCGCTGCTGCGCACGGCCGGGGTGGACGTGGGCCGGCTGCGCGACCGCATCGACGCCGCCGCCGGGCCGGGCGAGCCCGCCGAGCCGCCGACCACGCTGTCCCCGGCGGCCAAACGCGCCGTCCTCGACGCCCAGCGCATCTCGCGGGCCCTGCAGTCGTCCTACATCGGGCCCGAGCACCTGCTGCTCGCGCTGGCCGCCAACCCCGACTCCACCGCCGCCCGCCTGCTGCGGGAGCAGGGCGTCTCGGCGAACGAGCTGCAGCAGGCCCTCATGGCCACCCCCGCGCGCGGCGGTGGCGCGGGCGACGGCCGCCGCGCGAGTCAGACGCCCTCGCTGGACGAGTACGGCCGCGACCTCACCGAGGAGGCCAGGCAGGGCCGCATCGACCCGGTCGTCGGCCGCGAGGACGAGATCGAGCAGTGCATCGAGGTGCTGTCGCGCCGCACCAAGAACAACCCGTGCCTGATCGGCGAGCCCGGCGTCGGCAAGACGGCGATCGTCGAGGGCATCGCCCAGCGCATCGTGAACGGCAGCGTGCCCGACACCCTCAAGGACCGCCGCGTCGTCGCGCTCGACCTGACCGGGATGGTGGCCGGGTCGAAGTACCGGGGCGAGTTCGAGGAGCGCATCAAGAAGGTCATCGACGAGGTACGCGAGCACGCCGACGAGATCATCGTCTTCATCGACGAGGTGCACACGCTGGTCGGCGCCGGCTCCGCCGAGGGCGGCATGGACGCGGCCAACATCCTCAAGCCCGCGCTGGCCCGCGGCGAGCTGCACGTCATCGCCGCCACCACCATCGACGAGTACCGCAAGAACATCGAGAAGGACGCCGCCCTCGAACGCCGCTTTCAGCCCATCCTGGTCCCCGAGCCGACCGTGGAGCAGACGGTCGAGATCCTGGCCGGGCTGCGGGACGCGTACGAGGCGCACCACCAGGTCCGCATCACCGACGAGGCGCTGCACGCGGCGGCCAACCTGTCGGCCCGCTACATCTCCGACCGGTTCCTGCCGGACAAGGCCATCGACCTCATCGACCAGGCCTCCGCCCGGGTGCGGCTGCGCTCGCGCACGCCCGGCAGCGACGTGCGGGAGCTGGAGGAGCGCCTCGACGCCCTGCGCCGCGACAAGGACCAGGCCGTCTCCCGCGACGACTTCGACCGCGCCAAGGAGCTGACCACGCAGATCGACAAGCTCCGGCCCGAGCTGGAGCGGGCCAGGCACGGCGGGGACACCGGCGCCGGCACGGTGCCGCAGGTCATGGTCGAGGACATCGCCGAGGTCGTCTCCCGCCGCACCGGCATCCCCGTCACCCAGCTCACCGAGCAGGAGCGCGACCGGCTGATGCGCCTGGAGGAGCACCTGCACGAGCGCGTCATCGGCCAGGACGAGGCCGTCGTCGCCATCGCCGAGGCCGTCCGCAGGGCCCGGGCGGGCCTGTCGGACCCGAACCGGCCGATCGGCAGCTTCCTGTTCCTCGGCCCCACGGGGGTCGGCAAGACGGAGCTGGCCAGGGCGCTGGCGGCGGCGCTGTTCGGCGGCGAGGACCACATGGTGCGCATCGACATGAGCGAGTTCCAGGAGCGGCACACGGTCTCGCGGCTGATCGGCGCGCCGCCCGGGTACGTCGGCTACGAGGAGGCGGGGCAACTCACCGAGGCCGTACGCCGCCGGCCGCACGGCGTGATCCTGCTCGACGAGATCGAGAAGGCCCACCCCGACGTCATGAACATCCTGCTGCAGCTGCTCGACGACGGCCGCCTGACCGACGGCCAGGGCCGCACGGTCGACTTCACCAACACCGTCGTCATCATGACCAGCAACCTCGGCGCCCAGCTCATCCTGGAGTCCACCGGGGACGTCGAGGAGCAGCTCATGGACCTGCTGCGCCGCTCGCTGCGCCCCGAGCTGCTCAACCGCATCGACGAGACGATCGTCTTCAGGCGGCTGGAGCGCGAGCAGCTCCGCCAGATCGTGGACCTGCTGCTGGAGCGCACCCGGCAGCGGCTGCGCGGCCAGGACGTGACGCTGGAGGTCACGGACGCGGCCAAGGACTGGCTGGCGGCGCGCGGCTACCAGCCCGAGTTCGGGGCGCGGCCGTTGCGGCGGACGGTGCAGCGGGAGCTGGACAACCGGCTGTCCACGATGTTGCTGACCGGTGAGGTGGCCGAGCACGGGAAGGTGACGGTGGACGTGGAGGGCGACCAGCTCAGCCTCAGGGCCCACAACCCCGAACCCGCCACCTGA
- the ptsP gene encoding phosphoenolpyruvate--protein phosphotransferase, protein MPEVGSGGPAAAPWEGAAGRLAGLGVSQGRAAGPVMRLGEPPALPAPAPVTDPGAEAATVAKALGAVAAELNRRALAADGEAAEILEALAMIAEDPLLLEEAERLTAGGTSAPHALDAAFTTHREALAALGGYLAERAADLDDLRHRAVASALGVPMPGLPSPGHPYVLVATDLSPADTAGLGPDVLALVTERGGPTSHTAILARAMGLPAVVACAGVTGLDDGTVIGVDGGTGEIAIGLTEREADEVARAEIAHRARLRAGRGPGRTADGHPVKLLLNIGSAADLAPRDAEAGAEGMGVAATGAEGVGLFRTEFLFLDRKQAPSFEEQVTAYAEVFAQAEHVIVRTLDAGTDKPLPFLGLPEEQNPALGVRGLRVDRLLPDVLDTQLDAIAAAARRAGAEPWVMAPMVTTVGEASDFARRARAKGIARVGVMVEVPAAALRAGRLLQEVDFLSVGTNDLAQYTFAADRQHSALADLLDPRQPALLELIGLCAQAGRQAGKPVGVCGEAAGDPVLAPLLVGLGVTSLSMAPVCVPAVREALAGLTLEECRERARAALE, encoded by the coding sequence ATGCCTGAGGTCGGGAGCGGCGGGCCCGCTGCGGCTCCTTGGGAAGGGGCCGCCGGGCGGCTGGCCGGGCTGGGGGTCAGTCAGGGGCGGGCCGCCGGGCCGGTGATGCGGCTGGGCGAGCCGCCCGCGTTGCCCGCGCCCGCGCCCGTCACCGACCCGGGCGCCGAAGCGGCCACCGTGGCCAAGGCGCTGGGAGCGGTCGCCGCCGAGCTGAACCGGCGGGCGCTGGCCGCCGACGGCGAGGCGGCCGAGATCCTGGAGGCCCTGGCCATGATCGCCGAGGACCCCCTGCTGCTGGAGGAGGCCGAACGGCTCACGGCCGGCGGCACCAGCGCCCCCCACGCCCTGGACGCCGCCTTCACCACGCACCGCGAGGCGCTGGCCGCGCTCGGCGGTTACCTGGCCGAGCGGGCCGCCGACCTCGACGACCTCAGGCACCGCGCCGTGGCCTCCGCCCTCGGCGTGCCGATGCCCGGCCTGCCCTCCCCCGGTCACCCGTACGTGCTGGTGGCCACCGACCTCTCCCCCGCCGACACGGCGGGCTTGGGCCCCGACGTGCTGGCGCTGGTCACCGAGCGCGGCGGCCCCACCAGCCACACCGCGATCCTGGCCAGAGCCATGGGCCTGCCCGCCGTCGTGGCGTGCGCGGGCGTCACGGGCCTCGACGACGGCACGGTGATCGGGGTGGACGGCGGCACCGGTGAGATCGCGATCGGGCTCACCGAGCGGGAGGCCGACGAGGTCGCCCGGGCCGAGATCGCCCACAGGGCCCGCCTCCGCGCGGGCCGGGGCCCGGGGAGGACGGCCGACGGGCATCCGGTGAAGCTGCTGCTCAACATCGGCTCGGCCGCCGACCTGGCACCACGTGACGCGGAAGCGGGCGCTGAAGGGATGGGTGTCGCGGCGACGGGTGCTGAGGGGGTGGGGCTGTTCAGGACGGAGTTCCTGTTCCTCGACCGCAAGCAGGCCCCGTCGTTCGAGGAGCAGGTCACCGCGTACGCGGAGGTGTTCGCCCAGGCGGAGCACGTGATCGTGCGCACGCTCGACGCGGGCACCGACAAGCCGCTGCCCTTCCTCGGCCTGCCGGAGGAGCAGAACCCGGCCCTGGGCGTCCGCGGCCTGCGCGTGGACCGGCTGCTGCCGGACGTCCTGGACACCCAGCTCGACGCGATCGCCGCGGCGGCGCGCCGGGCCGGGGCCGAGCCGTGGGTGATGGCGCCCATGGTCACCACGGTCGGGGAGGCGAGCGACTTCGCCCGCCGGGCGCGGGCCAAGGGCATCGCGCGGGTGGGCGTGATGGTCGAGGTGCCGGCGGCGGCGCTGCGCGCGGGGCGGCTGCTGCAGGAGGTGGACTTCCTCAGCGTCGGCACCAACGACCTGGCCCAGTACACCTTCGCCGCCGACCGCCAGCACTCCGCCCTGGCCGACCTGCTGGACCCGCGCCAGCCGGCCCTGCTGGAGCTGATCGGCCTGTGCGCGCAGGCGGGCAGGCAGGCAGGCAAGCCGGTCGGGGTGTGCGGCGAGGCGGCGGGCGATCCGGTGCTCGCGCCGCTGCTGGTGGGGCTGGGGGTGACGAGCCTGTCGATGGCCCCCGTGTGCGTGCCGGCGGTGCGCGAGGCGCTCGCGGGCCTCACGCTGGAGGAGTGCCGGGAGCGGGCACGCGCCGCCCTGGAGTGA
- a CDS encoding HPr family phosphocarrier protein: MAQRTVVVAAASGLHARPAKLFVQAVVKSGVPVTIRAGEKAVPAKSMLGVLSLGVVQGTEVTLEAEGPGAEEALDALAALLARDLDAEEALDA; the protein is encoded by the coding sequence ATGGCACAGCGAACGGTGGTCGTGGCAGCGGCCAGCGGGCTGCACGCCCGTCCGGCGAAGCTGTTCGTGCAGGCGGTGGTGAAGTCGGGGGTGCCGGTGACGATCCGGGCCGGGGAGAAGGCGGTGCCGGCCAAGAGCATGCTGGGGGTGCTGTCGCTCGGCGTCGTCCAGGGCACGGAGGTCACGCTGGAGGCGGAGGGGCCGGGGGCGGAGGAGGCGCTGGACGCGCTGGCGGCGCTGCTGGCCCGCGATCTGGACGCGGAAGAGGCCCTCGATGCCTGA
- a CDS encoding zinc-dependent dehydrogenase, whose protein sequence is MKVARFHAPGDIRIEDAPEPVAGPGELKIRVRNCSTCGTDAKIYRFGHHHIVPPRVMGHEIAGEVVDTGARVQVIAAIPCGTCPDCVAGRRTVCPNQESMGYHYDGGFAEYLIVPAKVLAVDGVNAIPDGVGFAEASVAEPLACVLNGQELARVGPGDDVVVMGAGPIGCLHVRLARARGANRVFLVDVNAERLSMAAELVRPDATIDADPVEQVLKLTGGRGSDVVITAAASGAAQEQAVRMAARQGRISFFGGLPKDDPVIALDSNLVHYRELTVVGANGSSPAHNAEALRLVAEGAVPVSDLITHRLPLPRVLDGIGLVSRGEAIKVTIEP, encoded by the coding sequence ATGAAGGTCGCGCGTTTCCACGCGCCGGGCGACATCAGGATCGAGGACGCGCCGGAGCCGGTCGCCGGTCCGGGCGAGCTGAAGATCCGCGTCCGCAACTGCTCGACCTGCGGCACCGACGCCAAGATCTACAGGTTCGGCCATCACCACATCGTGCCGCCGCGCGTGATGGGCCACGAGATCGCCGGCGAGGTGGTGGACACCGGCGCGCGGGTGCAGGTGATCGCCGCCATCCCGTGCGGCACCTGCCCCGACTGCGTGGCCGGCCGCCGTACGGTGTGCCCGAACCAGGAGTCGATGGGCTACCACTACGACGGCGGCTTCGCCGAGTACCTGATCGTCCCGGCGAAGGTGCTGGCCGTGGACGGCGTCAACGCCATCCCCGACGGCGTCGGCTTCGCGGAGGCGTCGGTGGCCGAGCCGCTCGCCTGCGTGCTGAACGGCCAGGAGCTGGCCCGCGTGGGGCCCGGCGACGACGTGGTGGTGATGGGCGCGGGCCCGATCGGCTGCCTGCACGTGCGGCTGGCGCGGGCGCGCGGCGCGAACCGGGTGTTCCTGGTGGACGTCAACGCCGAGCGCCTGTCGATGGCCGCCGAGCTGGTCCGTCCGGACGCGACCATCGACGCCGACCCCGTCGAGCAGGTGCTGAAGCTGACCGGCGGCCGGGGCTCCGACGTGGTGATCACGGCGGCGGCCTCGGGCGCGGCACAGGAGCAGGCGGTGCGGATGGCCGCCAGGCAGGGGCGCATCAGCTTCTTCGGCGGGCTGCCCAAGGACGACCCGGTCATCGCGCTCGACTCGAACCTCGTGCACTACCGGGAGCTGACCGTCGTCGGCGCGAACGGCTCCAGCCCGGCCCACAACGCCGAGGCGCTGCGGCTGGTGGCCGAGGGCGCCGTACCGGTGTCGGACCTGATCACCCACCGGCTGCCGCTGCCGCGCGTGCTGGACGGGATCGGCCTGGTCAGCCGGGGCGAGGCCATCAAGGTCACCATAGAACCCTGA
- a CDS encoding PTS sugar transporter subunit IIA, with protein MRDDLLDPRAVLLHESAPDRDAAIRRCGRALVEVGAVAEPYIEAMLERERSISTYVGEGVAIPHGTNASKGDVLRDAICVVRFPGGVDWDGEHVTLCVGIAAKDDGHVPLLAALAEILLDPDRARALREATEVSQVTKELTA; from the coding sequence ATGCGTGACGACCTGCTCGACCCGCGTGCCGTGCTGCTGCACGAGAGCGCCCCCGACCGCGACGCGGCCATCCGCCGGTGCGGGCGGGCGCTGGTCGAGGTGGGCGCGGTCGCGGAGCCGTACATCGAGGCGATGCTCGAACGCGAGCGGTCAATCTCCACCTACGTCGGCGAGGGCGTGGCCATCCCGCACGGGACGAACGCCTCCAAGGGGGACGTCCTGCGCGACGCGATCTGCGTCGTCCGCTTCCCCGGCGGGGTCGACTGGGACGGCGAGCACGTCACCCTCTGCGTCGGCATCGCCGCGAAAGACGACGGTCACGTGCCGCTGCTGGCGGCGCTGGCCGAGATCCTGCTCGACCCCGACCGGGCGCGGGCGCTGCGCGAGGCCACCGAGGTCTCCCAAGTGACGAAGGAGCTCACCGCATGA
- a CDS encoding PTS lactose transporter subunit IIB: MAGIDSKDIRKIIVACDAGMGSSVMLASQLKKQLKGTGVTVEHTPVNSIPDDADVILCHAGLAARAKAAAPGKVLVSFQIFLGDPAVTRLVNTIKNGGTVDA; the protein is encoded by the coding sequence ATGGCAGGCATCGACAGCAAGGACATCCGCAAGATCATCGTGGCCTGCGACGCGGGCATGGGCAGCAGCGTCATGCTCGCCTCCCAGCTCAAGAAGCAGCTCAAGGGGACCGGCGTGACCGTGGAGCACACCCCGGTCAACTCCATCCCCGACGACGCCGACGTGATCCTGTGCCACGCCGGGCTGGCCGCGCGTGCGAAGGCGGCCGCTCCGGGGAAGGTACTGGTGTCGTTCCAGATCTTCCTCGGCGACCCGGCGGTGACCCGGCTGGTGAACACCATCAAGAACGGCGGCACGGTCGATGCGTGA
- the mtlA gene encoding PTS mannitol transporter subunit IICB, with the protein MADTYTPPVTGTGVKATIQRIGGHLAGMIMPNIGAFIAWGLITALFIPTGWLPNEDLAKLVGPIIGTLLPVLIAYTGGRMVHGQRGAVVGAVAVMGVVVGTESPMFLGAMIIGPLTALILKYVDKFTEERTKAGFEMLVDNFSAGIVGGAMAIVGFYAIGPIVQAVTTAAGDAVEWLITNNLLPIASVLIEPAKVLFLNNAINHGVLSPLGVAEAAETGKSILFMLESNPGPGLGLLLAFLLFGPRAMRPTTPAAMIIHFFGGIHEIYFPYVLMKPRLILAVIVGGAAGVFTFMVTGAGLVATPSPGSIFAYLAVTPKGGWLASSLGILVATGVTFAVAAVLLGFGRGEKAEPAEAEPIETTQKES; encoded by the coding sequence ATGGCCGACACCTACACCCCTCCGGTCACCGGGACCGGAGTCAAGGCCACCATCCAGCGCATCGGCGGTCATCTGGCCGGCATGATCATGCCGAACATCGGCGCGTTCATCGCCTGGGGCCTGATCACCGCCCTGTTCATCCCGACGGGCTGGCTGCCCAACGAGGATCTCGCGAAGCTGGTCGGCCCCATCATCGGGACACTGCTCCCGGTCCTCATCGCCTACACCGGCGGCCGGATGGTGCACGGGCAGCGCGGGGCGGTCGTCGGCGCGGTGGCGGTGATGGGCGTCGTGGTGGGCACGGAGTCCCCGATGTTCCTCGGCGCCATGATCATCGGCCCGCTCACCGCGCTGATCCTGAAATATGTGGACAAGTTCACGGAAGAGCGCACCAAGGCCGGCTTCGAGATGCTGGTGGACAACTTCTCCGCCGGCATCGTGGGCGGCGCGATGGCCATCGTCGGCTTCTACGCCATCGGCCCGATCGTCCAGGCCGTCACCACCGCCGCCGGCGACGCGGTGGAGTGGCTGATCACCAACAACCTGCTGCCGATCGCCTCCGTGCTGATCGAGCCGGCCAAGGTGCTGTTCCTGAACAACGCCATCAACCACGGCGTGCTCAGCCCGCTGGGCGTGGCCGAGGCCGCGGAGACGGGCAAGTCGATCCTGTTCATGCTGGAGTCGAATCCGGGGCCCGGCCTGGGCCTGCTGCTGGCGTTCCTGCTCTTCGGCCCGCGCGCCATGCGGCCGACCACGCCCGCCGCGATGATCATCCACTTCTTCGGCGGCATCCACGAGATCTACTTCCCGTACGTGCTCATGAAGCCCCGCCTCATCCTCGCCGTCATCGTGGGCGGCGCGGCCGGGGTGTTCACGTTCATGGTCACCGGGGCCGGGCTGGTCGCCACCCCGTCGCCCGGCAGCATCTTCGCCTACCTCGCCGTCACCCCGAAGGGCGGCTGGCTCGCCTCCAGCCTCGGGATCCTCGTGGCGACCGGCGTGACGTTCGCCGTGGCCGCCGTCCTGCTCGGGTTCGGCAGGGGCGAGAAGGCCGAGCCCGCCGAGGCCGAACCCATCGAAACCACCCAGAAGGAGAGCTGA